The Calypte anna isolate BGI_N300 chromosome 20, bCalAnn1_v1.p, whole genome shotgun sequence genome includes a region encoding these proteins:
- the CBLN4 gene encoding cerebellin-4 — protein MGCRLLPAVLLALALCGPAARAQNDTEPIVLEGKCLVVCDSNPATDAKGSSSSPLGISVRAANSKVAFSAVRSTNHEPSEMSNKTRIIYFDQILVNVGNFFTLESVFVAPRKGIYSFNFHVIKVYQSQTIQVNLMLNGKPVISAFAGDKDVTREAATNGVLLYLDKEDKVYLKLEKGNLVGGWQYSTFSGFLVFPL, from the exons ATGGGCTGTCGGCTGCTGCCCGCCGTCCTGCTGGCCCTGGCGCTGTGCGGCCCCGCGGCGCGGGCGCAGAACGACACGGAGCCCATCGTCCTGGAGGGCAAGTGCCTGGTGGTTTGCGACTCCAACCCGGCCACCGACGCCAAAGGCTCGTCCTCCTCTCCGCTGGGCATCTCCGTGCGGGCGGCCAACTCCAAGGTCGCCTTCTCGGCCGTGAGGAGCACCAACCACGAGCCTTCCGAGATGAGCAACAAGACCCGCATCATCTACTTCGACCAG aTCCTAGTAAATGTGGGCAATTTTTTCACGTTGGAGTCTGTCTTTGTTGCACCAAGAAAAGGAATTTACAGTTTCAATTTTCACGTAATTAAAGTCTATCAGAGCCAAACAATTCAG GTTAATTTGATGCTAAATGGAAAGCCAgtcatttctgcttttgctgggGACAAGGATGTCACCCGTGAAGCTGCCACCAATGGAGTCCTGCTCTACCTAGACAAGGAGGATAAGGTTTACCTGAAGCTGGAGAAAGGTAATCTGGTCGGTGGATGGCAGTATTCTACATTTTCTGGCTTTCTGGTTTTTCCCCTGTAA